The following coding sequences are from one Arachis hypogaea cultivar Tifrunner chromosome 7, arahy.Tifrunner.gnm2.J5K5, whole genome shotgun sequence window:
- the LOC112703439 gene encoding glutathione S-transferase 3: protein MADEVVLLDTWASMFGMRVRLALAEKGVNYDYKEQDIENKSPLLLQMNPIHKKIPVLIHNGRIICESAIIVQYIDEVWNDKSPFMPSDPYERAEARFWVDFIDKKTYVTWRKMWLSEGEEHEASKKELISIFKQLEDVLGDKTFYGGDTFGFLDIALITFSRWFYTYETYGNFKMEVECPKLMAWVKRCFQRETVSKTLPDDKKVYDYVFAWEKRLKSNK, encoded by the exons ATGGCAGACGAGGTTGTTCTGTTGGATACATGGGCCAGCATGTTTGGTATGAGGGTTAGACTTGCTTTGGCTGAAAAGGGTGTCAATTATGACTATAAGGAACAAGATATCGAAAACAAGAGCCCTTTGCTTCTTCAGATGAACCCAATTCACAAGAAGATCCCAGTTCTGATCCACAATGGTAGAATAATTTGTGAATCTGCAATTATAGTGCAGTACATTGATGAGGTTTGGAATGACAAATCTCCTTTCATGCCTTCTGATCCTTATGAGAGAGCTGAAGCTAGATTCTGGGTTGATTTCATTGACAAAAAG ACATAtgtaacatggaggaaaatgtgGCTTTCCGAAGGAGAAGAGCATGAGGCAAGCAAGAAAGAGTTGATTTCTATTTTCAAGCAACTTGAAGATGTATTGGGAGACAAAACATTTTATGGAGGTGACACATTTGGGTTTCTTGACATTGCTCTAATCACATTTTCTCGTTGGTTTTATACCTACGAGACTTATGGAAACTTTAAAATGGAAGTAGAGTGCCCTAAGCTAATGGCATGGGTCAAAAGGTGCTTTCAGAGAGAGACTGTGTCCAAGACACTCCCGGATGACAAGAAGGTGTATGATTACGTGTTTGCTTGGGAGAAAAGActtaaaagtaataaataa